A window of Anolis sagrei isolate rAnoSag1 chromosome 13, rAnoSag1.mat, whole genome shotgun sequence contains these coding sequences:
- the FAM43B gene encoding protein FAM43B, producing MTCCPSPPSARRQWRTPPREVQGAGGGGAGRPPFKMAAMLPWRRSKFVLVEERNGVANVGRKVKSLGPALSYGSLLSNLLRSCPDLWPECPSWPRFGGRRQKAELNPEDPSCSAWYLGNAVTLQAKGEGCTEEAVDKIWAKSERGARGTKMTLSAGRHGLRMSPVAAEKEPARHRRLSHAYLLPRITYCAPDRRRPRILTWVYRHQVKNKAVVLRCHAALLSRPEKAHALALHVAQASCAALDEFKRLKRQSDARQLHRQLLGDAGVPSVPLRKLLNCKCPYRAAPEKTRNGPRLSAIKEEEEKDEEEEYRSTAVGGIFRLERAEERPEVAALAQELRFCTLRSHLHRRADTPCLPW from the coding sequence ATGACGTGTTGCCCCTCACCGCCTTCTGCCCGGCGACAGTGGAGAACGCCACCGCGTGAGGTCCAAGGAGCGGGCGGTGGTGGTGCCGGCCGCCCACCTTTCAAGATGGCCGCGATGCTGCCCTGGCGCCGGAGCAAGTTCGTCCTAGTGGAAGAGCGCAACGGTGTTGCCAACGTTGGGCGCAAGGTGAAGAGCCTGGGCCCGGCGCTGAGCTACGGCTCGTTGCTCTCGAACCTGCTGCGCTCTTGCCCGGACCTGTGGCCGGAGTGTCCTTCGTGGCCGCGCTTTGGTGGCCGCCGGCAGAAGGCGGAGCTGAACCCGGAGGACCCGTCCTGCTCGGCCTGGTACCTGGGCAACGCCGTCACTTTGCAGGCCAAGGGCGAGGGCTGCACCGAGGAGGCCGTGGACAAGATCTGGGCCAAGAGCGAACGTGGTGCCCGCGGCACCAAGATGACACTCAGCGCGGGGCGACACGGCTTGCGCATGAGCCCCGTCGCGGCCGAGAAGGAGCCCGCACGCCACCGCCGACTTAGCCACGCTTACCTTTTGCCGCGCATCACCTATTGTGCCCCCGACCGGCGCCGTCCCAGAATCCTCACCTGGGTCTACCGCCACCAGGTCAAGAACAAAGCGGTGGTGCTGCGGTGCCACGCCGCGCTGCTCTCCCGGCCGGAGAAGGCCCACGCCTTGGCTCTGCACGTGGCCCAGGCTTCTTGCGCCGCCCTCGACGAGTTCAAGCGGCTCAAGCGGCAAAGCGACGCCCGGCAGCTCCACCGGCAGTTGTTAGGCGACGCCGGCGTGCCCTCGGTGCCGTTACGGAAGCTGCTCAACTGCAAGTGCCCGTACCGCGCGGCGCCGGAGAAAACCCGCAACGGGCCTCGTCTCAGCGCTatcaaagaagaggaagaaaaggacgaGGAGGAAGAATACAGAAGCACAGCTGTCGGCGGCATCTTCCGCCTCGAACGGGCCGAAGAGCGGCCCGAGGTGGCGGCCTTGGCACAGGAATTGCGCTTCTGTACCTTGCGAAGCCATTTGCACCGGCGAGCGGACACCCCTTGCTTGCCTTGGTGA